From Erigeron canadensis isolate Cc75 chromosome 8, C_canadensis_v1, whole genome shotgun sequence, one genomic window encodes:
- the LOC122609906 gene encoding FIP1[III]-like protein isoform X1, whose amino-acid sequence MENEIENEDDDFGDLYADVEAETISAINIAPQSSPSNTPSLCVTENLNNTSVLDDKQVTSSSSDDDDDDLDIVLNNVDGDSGEGFASFRNNAVLRNKEFEDEEDDTEEVIGIRNSHSAYKYLRSESAAYGSDIKGGGSSAAAGYLSWEDNGYYERMGSRLNGAQSGHRFSLPRARNILDVNVDIFENKPWKNPGVDISDYFNFGFNEDSWRLYCNQVDEYRHGGPMPSETPDSKAAQLTEVDAGKGQAIEVEESIFERQSSMDIWRQMDLGSDVIQITITDPEEHLDGSVPETSNHGNDTGDDDGRDHLSFGSAMEDESVAGSHLEMDAPKRSSNRRSNGKPVRSAENHEIDHISDGSEGIDEAIKTSNDSKDTCTTETSIAESSEPEKSLASCLEGSRKLIYKKEYGENRYHARHTSPVYSTRNQGDSKHNYDSVIDDAYTRWQGDKRKYVDYGYHARRNSRVYNNSHKELIPKPDHKNDDICSRRPDGQRKLREYTYYAGDSSPIYNIKAHHEDDDHWKFGEHRYDARQSSPIFNVKAHHEDDDQRKYGEHRHHARYSSPVYSIKTHHEDDDYFPMSHNEGTYDMESSFDRHRWIKRLHAFDPYREENISFSKPELFSDLYGERFSDYEDWGTERFGEKMDQPVFRNSEEEDYYYEQRRYKEDNRIMSGDRCLDEMGAQWERREENLFNKSKGYNDDFFFEGEYFDDIQREQFGSLVFNDMERDEVEHDYEKHVAYTRWEFRGRGRSKGRDCSPLSEFNNSWLKKDEYVAHRSLLESYINNERWHDDMMPGNSLFRRHTKYRGHYSESYDTEDHMTDIDGHVNLGRTRHHWQSEMQWKEDENMLRHEDAKFYAVRGPVPPEKVSVHKRVAYDHVEESIDDPHEWLFMRGVDSRGSRVVDGLDYVEQLTDGPCANRFRYNQKKESFSGNKRLSQSYRSSLGSHLAGKGKSFGKHNKAGRVASGSSLNDKVALPVNIKAVDERLGIKNRQVPIKEVNMGPMKIDARAHVNDTKLLNQNEKTGFDDTRILEAMAKMEKRRVRFDEPAIKKDSDTVVDSVQVTASKKQHRPARKRKWGGN is encoded by the exons atggagAATGAAATAGAAAATGAGGATGATGATTTCGGAGATTTATATGCAGATGTTGAAGCTGAAACTATTTCCGCCATTAACATTGCACCTCAATCTTCACCTTCAAATACACCTTCACTGTGTGTAACCGAAAACCTAAATAATACCAGTGTTCTAGATGATAAACAGGTGACGTCATCAtcaagtgatgatgatgatgatgatttagaTATAGTTTTGAATAATGTGGACGGTGATAGCGGTGAAGGTTTTGCGAGTTTTCGGAATAATGCGGTTTTGCGGAATAAGGAGTTTGAAGACGAAGAAGACGATACGGAGGAGGTTATCGGAATTAGAAATTCGCATTCGGCTTAtaag TATCTAAGATCGGAGTCGGCAGCATATGGAAGTGATATAAAAGGTGGTGGATCTTCGGCAGCAGCAGGTTATTTGTCTTGGGAGGACAACGGGTATTATGAACGAATGGGTTCCAGATTGAATGGAGCTCAAAGTGGACACCGGTTCTCACTTCCCCGGGCTAG GAACATACTAGATGTAAATGTTGATATATTCGAGAACAAACCTTGGAAGAATCCTGGAGTAGATATATCAGACTACTTTAATTTTGGGTTTAATGAAGATAGTTGGAGGCTATATTGCAACCAAGTG GATGAATATCGTCATGGAGGACCTATGCCTAGTGAGACTCCAGACTCAAAAGCTGCTCAATTAACAGAGGTTGATGCG GGAAAAGGACAAGCCATTGAGGTAGAAGAAAGCATTTTTGAGCGACAATCATCCATGGATATATGGCGTCAAATGGATCTTGGTTCAGATGTTATACAA ATTACCATTACAGATCCAGAGGAGCATCTCGATGGTTCTGTACCTGAAACATCCAATCATGGAAATGACACTGGAGATGATGATGGCAGGGATCATCTTTCTTTTGGTAGTGCAATGGAAGATGAATCTGTTGCAGGAAGTCATCTGGAGATGGACGCCCCTAAAAG GTCTTCCAATCGAAGAAGTAATGGTAAGCCGGTGAGAAGTGCTGAAAATCATGAAATTGACCATATTTCTGATGGCTCTGAAGGAATTGATGAAGCAATCAAAACTTCTAATGACTCTAAGGATACATGTACCACAGAGACATCCATAGCAGAATCATCCGAGCCCGAAAAGAGCCTTGCAAGTTGTTTAGAGGGCTCAAGAAAATTGATATACAAAAAAGAATATGGTGAGAATAGATATCATGCAAGACACACCAGTCCTGTATATAGTACTAGGAACCAAGGAGATTCCAAGCATAATTATGATAGTGTGATTGATGATGCATACACAAGATGGCAGGGTGACAAAAGAAAGTATGTTGATTACGGATATCATGCAAGAAGAAATAGTCGTGTATATAACAATAGTCACAAAGAACTGATACCCAAACCTGACCATAAAAATGATGACATCTGCTCAAGAAGGCCAGATGGCCAAAGGAAACTCCGTGAGTATACATACTATGCAGGAGACAGCAGTcctatatataacattaaagcTCACCATGAAGATGATGACCACTGGAAATTTGGTGAGCACAGATATGATGCAAGACAAAGTAGCCCTATATTTAATGTTAAAGCTCACCATGAAGATGATGACCAAAGAAAATACGGTGAGCACAGACATCATGCTAGATACAGTAGTCCTGTATATAGCATTAAAACTCACCATGAAGATGATGATTACTTCCCAATGTCTCATAATGAGGGGACCTATGATATGGAATCAAGTTTTGACCGTCATAGGTGGATTAAAAGATTGCATGCTTTTGATCCTTATAGGGAGGAAAACATATCTTTTTCGAAACCAGAACTATTTTCAGATCTGTATGGTGAAAGATTTTCTGACTATGAAGATTGGGGTACTGAAAGATTCGGGGAAAAGATGGATCAACCTGTTTTCAGAAATTCAGAAGAGGAGgattattattatgagcaaAGAAGATACAAGGAAGACAACAGAATAATGTCAGGGGACCGGTGTCTCGATGAAATGGGTGCCCAATGGGAAAGGAGGGAGGAAAATCTGTTTAATAAAAGTAAGGGCTACAATGACGATTTTTTCTTCGAAGGGGAatattttgatgatatacaGAGAGAACAATTTGGATCTCTTGTGTTTAATGATATGGAAAGGGATGAGGTTGAACATGACTATGAAAAGCATGTGGCATATACTAGATGGGAATTTAGAGGACGTGGAAGAAGCAAGGGGAGGGATTGTAGTCCCCTTTCTGAATTTAACAATTCTTGGCTCAAAAAAGATGAGTATGTTGCACATCGATCTTTATTAGAATCCTATATCAATAACGAGAGATGGCATGATGACATGATGCCAGGAAATAGTTTATTCAGAAGACACACGAAATATAGAGGACACTACTCTGAATCTTATGATACAGAAGATCACATGACTGATATTGATGGTCATGTGAATTTAGGAAGAACACGGCACCATTGGCAATCTGAAATGCAATggaaagaagatgaaaataTGTTGAGGCACGAGGATGCTAAGTTCTATGCTGTGAGAGGGCCAGTTCCTCCTGAAAAGGTGTCAGTGCATAAAAGGGTTGCTTATGATCATGTTGAGGAGTCGATTGATGATCCACATGAGTGGTTGTTCATGCGTGGTGTGGATTCAAGGGGTTCACGTGTCGTAGATGGACTTGATTATGTTGAGCAGTTGACTGATGGTCCATGTGCAAACAGATTTAGATATAATCAGAAAAAAGAATCATTTAGTGGTAATAAACGACTATCCCAGAGCTACAGAAGTTCACTTGGTTCACACTTGGCTGGGAAAGGAAAG TCTTTTGGAAAGCACAATAAAGCAGGGAGGGTGGCCTCTGGCTCTTCTCTTAATGATAAGGTGGCACTACCTGTTAATATAAAAGCAGTTGATGAACGTTTGGGCATCAAGAATCGTCAGGTTCCAATCAAAGAAGTAAATATGGGACCCATGAAAATTGATGCAAGGGCACACGTTAATGATACAAAGCTTCtaaatcaaaatgaaaaaactGGGTTTGATGATACTAGGATTCTCGAGGCAATGGCAAAGATGGAAAAAAGAAGAGTACGGTTTGACGAGCCTGCTATTAAAAAGGATTCAGATACAGTTGTTGACTCAGTTCAAGTGACGGCTTCAAAGAAGCAACACAGACCAGCTAGAAAGAGGAAATGGGGAGGAAACTGA
- the LOC122609906 gene encoding FIP1[III]-like protein isoform X2, with protein MENEIENEDDDFGDLYADVEAETISAINIAPQSSPSNTPSLCVTENLNNTSVLDDKQVTSSSSDDDDDDLDIVLNNVDGDSGEGFASFRNNAVLRNKEFEDEEDDTEEVIGIRNSHSAYKYLRSESAAYGSDIKGGGSSAAAGYLSWEDNGYYERMGSRLNGAQSGHRFSLPRARNILDVNVDIFENKPWKNPGVDISDYFNFGFNEDSWRLYCNQVDEYRHGGPMPSETPDSKAAQLTEGKGQAIEVEESIFERQSSMDIWRQMDLGSDVIQITITDPEEHLDGSVPETSNHGNDTGDDDGRDHLSFGSAMEDESVAGSHLEMDAPKRSSNRRSNGKPVRSAENHEIDHISDGSEGIDEAIKTSNDSKDTCTTETSIAESSEPEKSLASCLEGSRKLIYKKEYGENRYHARHTSPVYSTRNQGDSKHNYDSVIDDAYTRWQGDKRKYVDYGYHARRNSRVYNNSHKELIPKPDHKNDDICSRRPDGQRKLREYTYYAGDSSPIYNIKAHHEDDDHWKFGEHRYDARQSSPIFNVKAHHEDDDQRKYGEHRHHARYSSPVYSIKTHHEDDDYFPMSHNEGTYDMESSFDRHRWIKRLHAFDPYREENISFSKPELFSDLYGERFSDYEDWGTERFGEKMDQPVFRNSEEEDYYYEQRRYKEDNRIMSGDRCLDEMGAQWERREENLFNKSKGYNDDFFFEGEYFDDIQREQFGSLVFNDMERDEVEHDYEKHVAYTRWEFRGRGRSKGRDCSPLSEFNNSWLKKDEYVAHRSLLESYINNERWHDDMMPGNSLFRRHTKYRGHYSESYDTEDHMTDIDGHVNLGRTRHHWQSEMQWKEDENMLRHEDAKFYAVRGPVPPEKVSVHKRVAYDHVEESIDDPHEWLFMRGVDSRGSRVVDGLDYVEQLTDGPCANRFRYNQKKESFSGNKRLSQSYRSSLGSHLAGKGKSFGKHNKAGRVASGSSLNDKVALPVNIKAVDERLGIKNRQVPIKEVNMGPMKIDARAHVNDTKLLNQNEKTGFDDTRILEAMAKMEKRRVRFDEPAIKKDSDTVVDSVQVTASKKQHRPARKRKWGGN; from the exons atggagAATGAAATAGAAAATGAGGATGATGATTTCGGAGATTTATATGCAGATGTTGAAGCTGAAACTATTTCCGCCATTAACATTGCACCTCAATCTTCACCTTCAAATACACCTTCACTGTGTGTAACCGAAAACCTAAATAATACCAGTGTTCTAGATGATAAACAGGTGACGTCATCAtcaagtgatgatgatgatgatgatttagaTATAGTTTTGAATAATGTGGACGGTGATAGCGGTGAAGGTTTTGCGAGTTTTCGGAATAATGCGGTTTTGCGGAATAAGGAGTTTGAAGACGAAGAAGACGATACGGAGGAGGTTATCGGAATTAGAAATTCGCATTCGGCTTAtaag TATCTAAGATCGGAGTCGGCAGCATATGGAAGTGATATAAAAGGTGGTGGATCTTCGGCAGCAGCAGGTTATTTGTCTTGGGAGGACAACGGGTATTATGAACGAATGGGTTCCAGATTGAATGGAGCTCAAAGTGGACACCGGTTCTCACTTCCCCGGGCTAG GAACATACTAGATGTAAATGTTGATATATTCGAGAACAAACCTTGGAAGAATCCTGGAGTAGATATATCAGACTACTTTAATTTTGGGTTTAATGAAGATAGTTGGAGGCTATATTGCAACCAAGTG GATGAATATCGTCATGGAGGACCTATGCCTAGTGAGACTCCAGACTCAAAAGCTGCTCAATTAACAGAG GGAAAAGGACAAGCCATTGAGGTAGAAGAAAGCATTTTTGAGCGACAATCATCCATGGATATATGGCGTCAAATGGATCTTGGTTCAGATGTTATACAA ATTACCATTACAGATCCAGAGGAGCATCTCGATGGTTCTGTACCTGAAACATCCAATCATGGAAATGACACTGGAGATGATGATGGCAGGGATCATCTTTCTTTTGGTAGTGCAATGGAAGATGAATCTGTTGCAGGAAGTCATCTGGAGATGGACGCCCCTAAAAG GTCTTCCAATCGAAGAAGTAATGGTAAGCCGGTGAGAAGTGCTGAAAATCATGAAATTGACCATATTTCTGATGGCTCTGAAGGAATTGATGAAGCAATCAAAACTTCTAATGACTCTAAGGATACATGTACCACAGAGACATCCATAGCAGAATCATCCGAGCCCGAAAAGAGCCTTGCAAGTTGTTTAGAGGGCTCAAGAAAATTGATATACAAAAAAGAATATGGTGAGAATAGATATCATGCAAGACACACCAGTCCTGTATATAGTACTAGGAACCAAGGAGATTCCAAGCATAATTATGATAGTGTGATTGATGATGCATACACAAGATGGCAGGGTGACAAAAGAAAGTATGTTGATTACGGATATCATGCAAGAAGAAATAGTCGTGTATATAACAATAGTCACAAAGAACTGATACCCAAACCTGACCATAAAAATGATGACATCTGCTCAAGAAGGCCAGATGGCCAAAGGAAACTCCGTGAGTATACATACTATGCAGGAGACAGCAGTcctatatataacattaaagcTCACCATGAAGATGATGACCACTGGAAATTTGGTGAGCACAGATATGATGCAAGACAAAGTAGCCCTATATTTAATGTTAAAGCTCACCATGAAGATGATGACCAAAGAAAATACGGTGAGCACAGACATCATGCTAGATACAGTAGTCCTGTATATAGCATTAAAACTCACCATGAAGATGATGATTACTTCCCAATGTCTCATAATGAGGGGACCTATGATATGGAATCAAGTTTTGACCGTCATAGGTGGATTAAAAGATTGCATGCTTTTGATCCTTATAGGGAGGAAAACATATCTTTTTCGAAACCAGAACTATTTTCAGATCTGTATGGTGAAAGATTTTCTGACTATGAAGATTGGGGTACTGAAAGATTCGGGGAAAAGATGGATCAACCTGTTTTCAGAAATTCAGAAGAGGAGgattattattatgagcaaAGAAGATACAAGGAAGACAACAGAATAATGTCAGGGGACCGGTGTCTCGATGAAATGGGTGCCCAATGGGAAAGGAGGGAGGAAAATCTGTTTAATAAAAGTAAGGGCTACAATGACGATTTTTTCTTCGAAGGGGAatattttgatgatatacaGAGAGAACAATTTGGATCTCTTGTGTTTAATGATATGGAAAGGGATGAGGTTGAACATGACTATGAAAAGCATGTGGCATATACTAGATGGGAATTTAGAGGACGTGGAAGAAGCAAGGGGAGGGATTGTAGTCCCCTTTCTGAATTTAACAATTCTTGGCTCAAAAAAGATGAGTATGTTGCACATCGATCTTTATTAGAATCCTATATCAATAACGAGAGATGGCATGATGACATGATGCCAGGAAATAGTTTATTCAGAAGACACACGAAATATAGAGGACACTACTCTGAATCTTATGATACAGAAGATCACATGACTGATATTGATGGTCATGTGAATTTAGGAAGAACACGGCACCATTGGCAATCTGAAATGCAATggaaagaagatgaaaataTGTTGAGGCACGAGGATGCTAAGTTCTATGCTGTGAGAGGGCCAGTTCCTCCTGAAAAGGTGTCAGTGCATAAAAGGGTTGCTTATGATCATGTTGAGGAGTCGATTGATGATCCACATGAGTGGTTGTTCATGCGTGGTGTGGATTCAAGGGGTTCACGTGTCGTAGATGGACTTGATTATGTTGAGCAGTTGACTGATGGTCCATGTGCAAACAGATTTAGATATAATCAGAAAAAAGAATCATTTAGTGGTAATAAACGACTATCCCAGAGCTACAGAAGTTCACTTGGTTCACACTTGGCTGGGAAAGGAAAG TCTTTTGGAAAGCACAATAAAGCAGGGAGGGTGGCCTCTGGCTCTTCTCTTAATGATAAGGTGGCACTACCTGTTAATATAAAAGCAGTTGATGAACGTTTGGGCATCAAGAATCGTCAGGTTCCAATCAAAGAAGTAAATATGGGACCCATGAAAATTGATGCAAGGGCACACGTTAATGATACAAAGCTTCtaaatcaaaatgaaaaaactGGGTTTGATGATACTAGGATTCTCGAGGCAATGGCAAAGATGGAAAAAAGAAGAGTACGGTTTGACGAGCCTGCTATTAAAAAGGATTCAGATACAGTTGTTGACTCAGTTCAAGTGACGGCTTCAAAGAAGCAACACAGACCAGCTAGAAAGAGGAAATGGGGAGGAAACTGA